Proteins co-encoded in one Bacillus infantis NRRL B-14911 genomic window:
- a CDS encoding histidine phosphatase family protein: protein MLELLLIRHGQSEADLLNVHEGRADFPLTSLGRRQAGLLAEFITEHYPPDIIWASTLKRAYETAVITADRVGCGLKTDERLMEFNNGVLAGMSREEAGIRYPEPPEGRKPHVRIEKGESMLEMRFRAETVLSELLDDAEQKGYKRIAAVSHGGLISMLILALLGLPNTSTRLFATGDTGVHLFKLDHKRRVAMFLNSQRHLPDDFLR from the coding sequence ATGCTTGAATTATTGCTGATCCGCCATGGCCAGTCAGAAGCAGATCTGCTGAACGTCCACGAGGGCAGGGCGGATTTTCCGCTGACCAGTTTGGGAAGGAGGCAGGCGGGCCTTCTTGCGGAGTTTATCACCGAACACTATCCTCCAGATATCATCTGGGCAAGTACGCTGAAAAGGGCCTATGAAACAGCGGTTATTACAGCTGACAGAGTAGGGTGCGGGCTGAAGACGGATGAAAGGCTGATGGAATTCAATAATGGGGTTCTGGCCGGGATGTCCCGGGAGGAAGCGGGCATCCGTTATCCAGAACCGCCTGAGGGCAGAAAGCCGCATGTGCGCATCGAGAAGGGGGAGTCGATGCTTGAAATGAGATTCCGTGCCGAAACTGTATTATCAGAGCTGCTGGATGATGCTGAACAAAAAGGATACAAGCGGATTGCTGCGGTTTCGCACGGCGGGTTGATTTCCATGCTGATCCTGGCGCTGCTTGGACTGCCCAACACCAGCACCCGGCTCTTTGCTACAGGAGATACCGGTGTTCATTTGTTCAAGCTGGATCATAAAAGAAGAGTGGCCATGTTTTTGAACAGCCAGCGTCATTTGCCTGATGATTTTTTGAGATAG